From the Magnetospirillum sp. WYHS-4 genome, one window contains:
- a CDS encoding sensor N-terminal transmembrane domain-containing protein — MAETSRQRRRARRRGISPITRRILAVNMLAPALLVVGLFYFDEYRDNLIAAELSALETQAEIIAGALGETSISVQPSGDVRLEDESAQDLIRRTVEPTGGRTRLFGPDGNLLADSRIIGPFQRRVQVEPLPPPPGSQTLWARVGSLFRQGVEALSPGKPLEPYREPAQQTAYDYGEAWEVLRGLEPMSSMLRRR, encoded by the coding sequence ATGGCGGAGACGTCCCGGCAGCGGCGGCGGGCGCGGCGACGCGGGATCTCGCCGATCACGCGTCGCATCCTGGCGGTCAACATGCTGGCCCCGGCTCTCCTGGTGGTCGGGCTGTTCTATTTCGACGAATACCGCGACAACCTGATCGCCGCCGAACTTTCGGCGCTGGAGACCCAGGCGGAGATCATCGCCGGGGCTTTGGGCGAGACATCCATCTCGGTGCAGCCTTCCGGAGACGTGCGCCTGGAGGACGAATCCGCCCAGGATCTGATCCGGCGCACGGTGGAGCCCACCGGCGGCCGCACTCGTCTGTTCGGTCCCGACGGAAATCTGCTGGCCGATTCACGGATCATCGGCCCCTTCCAGCGTCGGGTGCAGGTGGAACCGCTGCCGCCGCCGCCCGGGTCGCAAACCCTCTGGGCGCGCGTCGGAAGCCTGTTCCGCCAAGGTGTGGAAGCGCTTTCCCCCGGCAAGCCTCTGGAGCCCTACCGCGAGCCGGCCCAGCAGACCGCCTACGACTACGGCGAGGCCTGGGAGGTGTTGCGCGGCCTGGAGCCCATGTCGTCCATGCTGCGCCGCCG